The DNA window AAAATGGGAAAAGAGTATGCTGCAAAATGCCGACGATTTGTTTGCAATCCTCGATTGCGCCCCCCAAGTTAAACTCGTTCTCTTCGGTCACATTCATCAAGCTTTCGAGCGAGAACGAGAAGAAATCCTCTATCTCGGTACGCCTTCAACTTGCCAGCAATTTGATGAAAACGACGAACTCGCGCCCAAGCAGCAACCCGGATTGCGCCTAATCGATCTTACATCCGACGGAACGCTAAAAACGCGAGTCGAGCGTATTGCTTATTTTTCTTGAGGTTCGTATGTTTCTTGAGGTTCGTCTGGGGGGGAATTTTTTGCAGAACGGTGTTCGGCGACAACGTGCCAAATAGAAGGCGCGATCGAAACGAGAATAATAACCGCAATAATTGGCAATAAATATTTATCAACATCGGGAATCACTTTACCCAGAAAGAACCCCAATAACGTTACGCCAACCGTCCAAACTGCGCCGCCAATCAAGTTGTAAGTCATGAAGGTTTTGTAGCGCATAGCAGCCGTCCCCGCGACGATGGGGGCAAAGGTTCGGACAATGGGCATAAAGCGGGCGAGAACAATTGTTTTTTGCCCGTGTTTGGCATAGAAATTTTGCGTTTGAATGAGATATTTACGCTTAAAAATTCTCGAATCTTCTTTCTGAAATAATCGACGACCGAAACGGTGTCCCGTTGCATAACCGACATTATCCCCGAAGACCGCACACGCAAAAGCCCCAAATATCAAAACAAAGATATTTAAAAAGTTTTGCGAAGCGAGAAACCCAGCCG is part of the Oscillatoria sp. FACHB-1406 genome and encodes:
- a CDS encoding VTT domain-containing protein: MHGENLQEWIKHIGYLGIWAIIFAESGLMIGFFLPGDSLLFTAGFLASQNFLNIFVLIFGAFACAVFGDNVGYATGHRFGRRLFQKEDSRIFKRKYLIQTQNFYAKHGQKTIVLARFMPIVRTFAPIVAGTAAMRYKTFMTYNLIGGAVWTVGVTLLGFFLGKVIPDVDKYLLPIIAVIILVSIAPSIWHVVAEHRSAKNSPPDEPQETYEPQEK